A window of Citrus sinensis cultivar Valencia sweet orange chromosome 7, DVS_A1.0, whole genome shotgun sequence contains these coding sequences:
- the LOC102618946 gene encoding uncharacterized protein LOC102618946 isoform X3 gives MEQKKMIPPPPGTFQDREDLIKHVRDFGTNQGYVVTIKKSRKDRRVILGCDRGGVYRNRRKIDENKRKRKACSRLINCPFEAIGKKEDDVWVLTIKNGEHNHEPFKDMSEHPYSRRFSEEEVKQIKLMTEAGIKPRQVLKALKQSNPELQSTPRHLYNLKAKIRQGNLSEKSFKSWRPNRSTPVNTSASPSGVSPNIDNNRVSNFIGGKFVDLRGSATIDVINPATQEVGSQVPLTTYEEFKDAVDAAKRAFPAWKNTPVATRQRIMFKLQELIRRDIKEIIISGQACHEYNCRAGHNIEGCSERCVIWFREPLGVCAGICPFNFPDMTPLWMFSIAVTCGNTFILKPSEKNPGTSMILAALAMEAGLPDGVLNIVHGTNDVINHICDDEDIKAISFVASSTASVQMYARAAARGKRVQSNRGGKNYAIIMPDASIDATLNALVSAGFGAAGERCTALSTAVFVGSSVQWGSAFSREDELVELAKALKVNVGTDASADVGPVVSVEVKDQISRLIQNAVDNGASLLLDGRNIVVPGYENGNFVGPTILRDVTSNMECYKEEIFGPVLLNMQADSLEEAIKMVNRNRFVNGASIFTSSGLAARKFQNEIEARLVGINVPVPSSFSSINESGEFNFCGKSGVQFYTQIKTVAQQWNDLPKLGMPLTMPLSSETDMRSQGVSSVFPQSSERESPSPRVSPAMSSASERDSPSHEVLLSIPFTSERELSDPGVSSLSPTANVDLPVQGVSLFTSPIIMDLSNRETSLAMPSATVGDLSSQVLSLPMPQTSERLYMLQTSNWKSPPITSRRTDAIHPPSERIYMPCTSQRNDNTARTSQRTDTAMSLPCDNAYVPMSCKTDSIGQLSHRNDGMAQASHQADATLNQTSDRTYMFSTSLLNDTVSQTFHRTNTTLFPTSEKIYIPCASPGKDHIGSPALRTDIHLHSNIASASQPADVLPPTSERMYMSPLVQRNAGMPPTSERLYMPATSSSQRIYTQNPILQLDDFSSQGSSITLPTSQRI, from the exons ATGGAGCAGAAAAAGATGATTCCTCCACCCCCTGGGACTTTTCAAGATCGTGAAGATCTTATTAAACATGTTAGAGACTTTGGCACTAATCAAGGATATGTCGTAACCATTAAAAAGTCCAGAAAAGATAGAAGAGTCATTCTTGGCTGTGACAGAGGAGGTGTCTACCGTAATAGGCGTAAGATTGATGAAAATAAACGCAAAAGGAAAGCATGCTCCCGGCTTATAAATTGCCCTTTTGAAGCCATAGGTAAAAAGGAAGATGATGTATGGGTGCTGACAATAAAAAATGGGGAACACAACCATGAACCTTTCAAAGACATGTCAGAACATCCTTATAGTCGTCGTTTCTCTGAGGAAGAGGTAAAgcaaatcaaattaatgacTGAAGCTGGTATAAAGCCACGTCAAGTGTTGAAGGCTCTTAAGCAAAGCAATCCTGAGCTGCAGTCAACACCAAGGCATTTGTACAACCTCAAAGCTAAAATTCGTCAGGGAAATTTATCAG AGAAAAGTTTCAAGTCCTGGAGACCAAATAGATCCACTCCTGTAAACACAAGCGCTTCTCCCTCTGGAGTGTCACCAAATATAGACAACAATCGA gtttcaaattttatcggGGGAAAATTTGTGGATTTGCGAGGATCTGCAACCATTGATGTAATAAATCCT GCAACACAAGAAGTTGGTTCTCAAGTTCCTTTAACGACATATGAGGAATTTAAAGATGCAGTTGATGCAGCCAAACGAGCTTTTCCTGCCTGGAAAAACACTCCTGTCGCTACTCGTCAACGCATCATGTTCAAGCTCCAGGAGCTGATCCGAAGGGACATT aaagaaataattatttcagGACAAGCTTGCCATGAATATAACTGTAGAGCAGGGCACAACATTGAAGGCTGCTCAGAGAGATGTGTTATTTGGTTTAG AGAACCGCTTGGTGTTTGTGCCGGAATATGCCCCTTCAACTTCCCAGACATGACTCCCTTGTGG ATGTTCTCAATTGCAGTTACATGTGGCAATACATTTATTCTTAAGCCATCTGAAAAAAATCCAG gAACTTCAATGATTCTTGCAGCATTAGCAATGGAAGCTGGTTTGCCCGATGGTGTCTTAAATATTGTTCATGGCACCAAT GATGTCATAAATCATATTTGCGATGATGAGGACATAAAAGCTATATCATTTGTTGCTTCAAGCACT GCTAGCGTGCAGATGTATGCTAGGGCAGCTGCTAGAGGGAAACGTGTTCAG TCCAATAGAGGAGGcaaaaattatgcaataatCATGCCTGATGCAAGCATAGATGCCACTTTGAATGCTCTGGTCTCTGCTGGCTTTGGTGCTGCAGGAGAGCGGTGCACAGCTCTCAGCACAGCTGTTTTTGTTGGGAGTTCAGTGCAATG GGGTTCTGCTTTTTCCAGGGAAGATGAACTTGTGGAGCTTGCCAAGGCACTTAAAGTGAACGTGGGAACAGATGCTAGTGCTGATGTTGGGCCAGTGGTTAGCGTAGAG GTAAAGGATCAGATAAGCAGATTAATTCAGAATGCTGTTGACAATGGGGCTAGCCTTCTCCTTGACGGGAGGAATATTGTG GTTCCAGGATATGAGAATGGAAATTTTGTTGGTCCAACGATCTTACGTGATGTTACATCCAACATGGAGTGTTACAAG GAAGAAATTTTTGGACCAGTTTTACTTAATATGCAG GCTGACAGTCTAGAAGAGGCCATAAAGATGGTAAACAGAAACAG GTTCGTGAATGGGGCATCGATTTTTACATCATCTGGCTTGGCTGCAAGGAAATTCCAGAATGAAATTGAGGCAAGACTG GTTGGGATCAATGTTCCAGTTCCATCGTCTTTTTCCTCAATTAATGAATCTGGTGAATTCAATTTTTGTG GAAAATCAGGTGTGCAGTTCTACACCCAGATCAAAACTGTGGCGCAACAATGGAATGATTTACCGAAACTCGGGATGCCATTAACTATGCCGCTGTCATCTGAGACAGATATGAGAAGCCAAGGAGTTTCTTCAGTTTTTCCTCAATCATCTGAGAGAGAGTCACCTAGCCCAAGAGTGTCTCCAGCCATGTCCTCAGCATCAGAGAGAGATTCACCAAGCCATGAAGTACTGCTGTCCATTCCTTTCACATCGGAGAGAGAATTGTCTGATCCAGGAGTATCATCCCTATCACCTACAGCTAATGTAGACTTACCAGTCCAGGGAGTATCGTTGTTCACGTCTCCAATCATCATGGATTTGTCTAACCGTGAGACATCACTAGCTATGCCTTCGGCAACTGTTGGGGATTTGTCAAGCCAAGTACTCTCTCTACCTATGCCACAAACATCTGAAAGGTTGTATATGCTCCAAACATCTAATTGGAAATCTCCACCCATAACATCTCGAAGGACGGATGCTATTCATCCACCCTCTGAGAGGATTTATATGCCATGTACATCTCAGAGGAATGACAACACAGCTCGAACATCTCAGAGGACCGACACTGCAATGTCGTTGCCTTGTGACAATGCATATGTACCTATGTCTTGTAAGACTGATAGTATTGGTCAGTTATCACACAGGAATGATGGTATGGCTCAAGCTTCTCATCAGGCTGATGCAACCTTGAATCAAACTTCAGACAGGACGTACATGTTTTCTACTTCTCTCTTGAATGACACTGTGAGTCAAACATTTCATAGAACCAACACCACATTGTTTCCAACTTCAGAGAAGATATACATTCCTTGTGCATCTCCTGGAAAGGACCATATAGGCTCACCAGCTCTAAGGACTGATATTCATTTACATTCAAATATTGCATCGGCTTCTCAACCGGCTGATGTTTTACCTCCAACTTCTGAGAGAATGTATATGTCTCCACTTGTTCAGAGAAATGCTGGAATGCCACCAACATCTGAGAGGTTATACATGCCTGCAACATCATCATCTCAGAGGATATATACCCAAAACCCAATACTTCAATTGGATGATTTTTCCAGCCAAGGGTCATCTATTACTTTGCCTACATCTCAGAGAATATAG
- the LOC102618946 gene encoding uncharacterized protein LOC102618946 isoform X1 has translation MEQKKMIPPPPGTFQDREDLIKHVRDFGTNQGYVVTIKKSRKDRRVILGCDRGGVYRNRRKIDENKRKRKACSRLINCPFEAIGKKEDDVWVLTIKNGEHNHEPFKDMSEHPYSRRFSEEEVKQIKLMTEAGIKPRQVLKALKQSNPELQSTPRHLYNLKAKIRQGNLSEKSFKSWRPNRSTPVNTSASPSGVSPNIDNNRVSNFIGGKFVDLRGSATIDVINPATQEVGSQVPLTTYEEFKDAVDAAKRAFPAWKNTPVATRQRIMFKLQELIRRDIDKLAMNITVEQGTTLKAAQRDVLFGLEVVEQACAVATLQIGEFVPNALCGLDTYCFREPLGVCAGICPFNFPDMTPLWMFSIAVTCGNTFILKPSEKNPGTSMILAALAMEAGLPDGVLNIVHGTNDVINHICDDEDIKAISFVASSTASVQMYARAAARGKRVQSNRGGKNYAIIMPDASIDATLNALVSAGFGAAGERCTALSTAVFVGSSVQWGSAFSREDELVELAKALKVNVGTDASADVGPVVSVEVKDQISRLIQNAVDNGASLLLDGRNIVVPGYENGNFVGPTILRDVTSNMECYKEEIFGPVLLNMQADSLEEAIKMVNRNRFVNGASIFTSSGLAARKFQNEIEARLVGINVPVPSSFSSINESGEFNFCGKSGVQFYTQIKTVAQQWNDLPKLGMPLTMPLSSETDMRSQGVSSVFPQSSERESPSPRVSPAMSSASERDSPSHEVLLSIPFTSERELSDPGVSSLSPTANVDLPVQGVSLFTSPIIMDLSNRETSLAMPSATVGDLSSQVLSLPMPQTSERLYMLQTSNWKSPPITSRRTDAIHPPSERIYMPCTSQRNDNTARTSQRTDTAMSLPCDNAYVPMSCKTDSIGQLSHRNDGMAQASHQADATLNQTSDRTYMFSTSLLNDTVSQTFHRTNTTLFPTSEKIYIPCASPGKDHIGSPALRTDIHLHSNIASASQPADVLPPTSERMYMSPLVQRNAGMPPTSERLYMPATSSSQRIYTQNPILQLDDFSSQGSSITLPTSQRI, from the exons ATGGAGCAGAAAAAGATGATTCCTCCACCCCCTGGGACTTTTCAAGATCGTGAAGATCTTATTAAACATGTTAGAGACTTTGGCACTAATCAAGGATATGTCGTAACCATTAAAAAGTCCAGAAAAGATAGAAGAGTCATTCTTGGCTGTGACAGAGGAGGTGTCTACCGTAATAGGCGTAAGATTGATGAAAATAAACGCAAAAGGAAAGCATGCTCCCGGCTTATAAATTGCCCTTTTGAAGCCATAGGTAAAAAGGAAGATGATGTATGGGTGCTGACAATAAAAAATGGGGAACACAACCATGAACCTTTCAAAGACATGTCAGAACATCCTTATAGTCGTCGTTTCTCTGAGGAAGAGGTAAAgcaaatcaaattaatgacTGAAGCTGGTATAAAGCCACGTCAAGTGTTGAAGGCTCTTAAGCAAAGCAATCCTGAGCTGCAGTCAACACCAAGGCATTTGTACAACCTCAAAGCTAAAATTCGTCAGGGAAATTTATCAG AGAAAAGTTTCAAGTCCTGGAGACCAAATAGATCCACTCCTGTAAACACAAGCGCTTCTCCCTCTGGAGTGTCACCAAATATAGACAACAATCGA gtttcaaattttatcggGGGAAAATTTGTGGATTTGCGAGGATCTGCAACCATTGATGTAATAAATCCT GCAACACAAGAAGTTGGTTCTCAAGTTCCTTTAACGACATATGAGGAATTTAAAGATGCAGTTGATGCAGCCAAACGAGCTTTTCCTGCCTGGAAAAACACTCCTGTCGCTACTCGTCAACGCATCATGTTCAAGCTCCAGGAGCTGATCCGAAGGGACATT GACAAGCTTGCCATGAATATAACTGTAGAGCAGGGCACAACATTGAAGGCTGCTCAGAGAGATGTGTTATTTGGTTTAG AGGTAGTTGAACAGGCTTGTGCAGTGGCAACTCTCCAAATTGGGGAGTTTGTTCCTAATGCTTTGTGTggccttgatacttactgttTTAGAGAACCGCTTGGTGTTTGTGCCGGAATATGCCCCTTCAACTTCCCAGACATGACTCCCTTGTGG ATGTTCTCAATTGCAGTTACATGTGGCAATACATTTATTCTTAAGCCATCTGAAAAAAATCCAG gAACTTCAATGATTCTTGCAGCATTAGCAATGGAAGCTGGTTTGCCCGATGGTGTCTTAAATATTGTTCATGGCACCAAT GATGTCATAAATCATATTTGCGATGATGAGGACATAAAAGCTATATCATTTGTTGCTTCAAGCACT GCTAGCGTGCAGATGTATGCTAGGGCAGCTGCTAGAGGGAAACGTGTTCAG TCCAATAGAGGAGGcaaaaattatgcaataatCATGCCTGATGCAAGCATAGATGCCACTTTGAATGCTCTGGTCTCTGCTGGCTTTGGTGCTGCAGGAGAGCGGTGCACAGCTCTCAGCACAGCTGTTTTTGTTGGGAGTTCAGTGCAATG GGGTTCTGCTTTTTCCAGGGAAGATGAACTTGTGGAGCTTGCCAAGGCACTTAAAGTGAACGTGGGAACAGATGCTAGTGCTGATGTTGGGCCAGTGGTTAGCGTAGAG GTAAAGGATCAGATAAGCAGATTAATTCAGAATGCTGTTGACAATGGGGCTAGCCTTCTCCTTGACGGGAGGAATATTGTG GTTCCAGGATATGAGAATGGAAATTTTGTTGGTCCAACGATCTTACGTGATGTTACATCCAACATGGAGTGTTACAAG GAAGAAATTTTTGGACCAGTTTTACTTAATATGCAG GCTGACAGTCTAGAAGAGGCCATAAAGATGGTAAACAGAAACAG GTTCGTGAATGGGGCATCGATTTTTACATCATCTGGCTTGGCTGCAAGGAAATTCCAGAATGAAATTGAGGCAAGACTG GTTGGGATCAATGTTCCAGTTCCATCGTCTTTTTCCTCAATTAATGAATCTGGTGAATTCAATTTTTGTG GAAAATCAGGTGTGCAGTTCTACACCCAGATCAAAACTGTGGCGCAACAATGGAATGATTTACCGAAACTCGGGATGCCATTAACTATGCCGCTGTCATCTGAGACAGATATGAGAAGCCAAGGAGTTTCTTCAGTTTTTCCTCAATCATCTGAGAGAGAGTCACCTAGCCCAAGAGTGTCTCCAGCCATGTCCTCAGCATCAGAGAGAGATTCACCAAGCCATGAAGTACTGCTGTCCATTCCTTTCACATCGGAGAGAGAATTGTCTGATCCAGGAGTATCATCCCTATCACCTACAGCTAATGTAGACTTACCAGTCCAGGGAGTATCGTTGTTCACGTCTCCAATCATCATGGATTTGTCTAACCGTGAGACATCACTAGCTATGCCTTCGGCAACTGTTGGGGATTTGTCAAGCCAAGTACTCTCTCTACCTATGCCACAAACATCTGAAAGGTTGTATATGCTCCAAACATCTAATTGGAAATCTCCACCCATAACATCTCGAAGGACGGATGCTATTCATCCACCCTCTGAGAGGATTTATATGCCATGTACATCTCAGAGGAATGACAACACAGCTCGAACATCTCAGAGGACCGACACTGCAATGTCGTTGCCTTGTGACAATGCATATGTACCTATGTCTTGTAAGACTGATAGTATTGGTCAGTTATCACACAGGAATGATGGTATGGCTCAAGCTTCTCATCAGGCTGATGCAACCTTGAATCAAACTTCAGACAGGACGTACATGTTTTCTACTTCTCTCTTGAATGACACTGTGAGTCAAACATTTCATAGAACCAACACCACATTGTTTCCAACTTCAGAGAAGATATACATTCCTTGTGCATCTCCTGGAAAGGACCATATAGGCTCACCAGCTCTAAGGACTGATATTCATTTACATTCAAATATTGCATCGGCTTCTCAACCGGCTGATGTTTTACCTCCAACTTCTGAGAGAATGTATATGTCTCCACTTGTTCAGAGAAATGCTGGAATGCCACCAACATCTGAGAGGTTATACATGCCTGCAACATCATCATCTCAGAGGATATATACCCAAAACCCAATACTTCAATTGGATGATTTTTCCAGCCAAGGGTCATCTATTACTTTGCCTACATCTCAGAGAATATAG
- the LOC102618946 gene encoding methylmalonate-semialdehyde dehydrogenase [acylating], mitochondrial-like isoform X2, which yields MEQKKMIPPPPGTFQDREDLIKHVRDFGTNQGYVVTIKKSRKDRRVILGCDRGGVYRNRRKIDENKRKRKACSRLINCPFEAIGKKEDDVWVLTIKNGEHNHEPFKDMSEHPYSRRFSEEEVKQIKLMTEAGIKPRQVLKALKQSNPELQSTPRHLYNLKAKIRQGNLSEKSFKSWRPNRSTPVNTSASPSGVSPNIDNNRVSNFIGGKFVDLRGSATIDVINPATQEVGSQVPLTTYEEFKDAVDAAKRAFPAWKNTPVATRQRIMFKLQELIRRDIDKLAMNITVEQGTTLKAAQRDVLFGLEVVEQACAVATLQIGEFVPNALCGLDTYCFREPLGVCAGICPFNFPDMTPLWMFSIAVTCGNTFILKPSEKNPGTSMILAALAMEAGLPDGVLNIVHGTNDVINHICDDEDIKAISFVASSTASVQMYARAAARGKRVQSNRGGKNYAIIMPDASIDATLNALVSAGFGAAGERCTALSTAVFVGSSVQWEDELVELAKALKVNVGTDASADVGPVVSVEVKDQISRLIQNAVDNGASLLLDGRNIVVPGYENGNFVGPTILRDVTSNMECYKEEIFGPVLLNMQADSLEEAIKMVNRNRFVNGASIFTSSGLAARKFQNEIEARLVGINVPVPSSFSSINESGEFNFCGKSGVQFYTQIKTVAQQWNDLPKLGMPLTMPLSSETDMRSQGVSSVFPQSSERESPSPRVSPAMSSASERDSPSHEVLLSIPFTSERELSDPGVSSLSPTANVDLPVQGVSLFTSPIIMDLSNRETSLAMPSATVGDLSSQVLSLPMPQTSERLYMLQTSNWKSPPITSRRTDAIHPPSERIYMPCTSQRNDNTARTSQRTDTAMSLPCDNAYVPMSCKTDSIGQLSHRNDGMAQASHQADATLNQTSDRTYMFSTSLLNDTVSQTFHRTNTTLFPTSEKIYIPCASPGKDHIGSPALRTDIHLHSNIASASQPADVLPPTSERMYMSPLVQRNAGMPPTSERLYMPATSSSQRIYTQNPILQLDDFSSQGSSITLPTSQRI from the exons ATGGAGCAGAAAAAGATGATTCCTCCACCCCCTGGGACTTTTCAAGATCGTGAAGATCTTATTAAACATGTTAGAGACTTTGGCACTAATCAAGGATATGTCGTAACCATTAAAAAGTCCAGAAAAGATAGAAGAGTCATTCTTGGCTGTGACAGAGGAGGTGTCTACCGTAATAGGCGTAAGATTGATGAAAATAAACGCAAAAGGAAAGCATGCTCCCGGCTTATAAATTGCCCTTTTGAAGCCATAGGTAAAAAGGAAGATGATGTATGGGTGCTGACAATAAAAAATGGGGAACACAACCATGAACCTTTCAAAGACATGTCAGAACATCCTTATAGTCGTCGTTTCTCTGAGGAAGAGGTAAAgcaaatcaaattaatgacTGAAGCTGGTATAAAGCCACGTCAAGTGTTGAAGGCTCTTAAGCAAAGCAATCCTGAGCTGCAGTCAACACCAAGGCATTTGTACAACCTCAAAGCTAAAATTCGTCAGGGAAATTTATCAG AGAAAAGTTTCAAGTCCTGGAGACCAAATAGATCCACTCCTGTAAACACAAGCGCTTCTCCCTCTGGAGTGTCACCAAATATAGACAACAATCGA gtttcaaattttatcggGGGAAAATTTGTGGATTTGCGAGGATCTGCAACCATTGATGTAATAAATCCT GCAACACAAGAAGTTGGTTCTCAAGTTCCTTTAACGACATATGAGGAATTTAAAGATGCAGTTGATGCAGCCAAACGAGCTTTTCCTGCCTGGAAAAACACTCCTGTCGCTACTCGTCAACGCATCATGTTCAAGCTCCAGGAGCTGATCCGAAGGGACATT GACAAGCTTGCCATGAATATAACTGTAGAGCAGGGCACAACATTGAAGGCTGCTCAGAGAGATGTGTTATTTGGTTTAG AGGTAGTTGAACAGGCTTGTGCAGTGGCAACTCTCCAAATTGGGGAGTTTGTTCCTAATGCTTTGTGTggccttgatacttactgttTTAGAGAACCGCTTGGTGTTTGTGCCGGAATATGCCCCTTCAACTTCCCAGACATGACTCCCTTGTGG ATGTTCTCAATTGCAGTTACATGTGGCAATACATTTATTCTTAAGCCATCTGAAAAAAATCCAG gAACTTCAATGATTCTTGCAGCATTAGCAATGGAAGCTGGTTTGCCCGATGGTGTCTTAAATATTGTTCATGGCACCAAT GATGTCATAAATCATATTTGCGATGATGAGGACATAAAAGCTATATCATTTGTTGCTTCAAGCACT GCTAGCGTGCAGATGTATGCTAGGGCAGCTGCTAGAGGGAAACGTGTTCAG TCCAATAGAGGAGGcaaaaattatgcaataatCATGCCTGATGCAAGCATAGATGCCACTTTGAATGCTCTGGTCTCTGCTGGCTTTGGTGCTGCAGGAGAGCGGTGCACAGCTCTCAGCACAGCTGTTTTTGTTGGGAGTTCAGTGCAATG GGAAGATGAACTTGTGGAGCTTGCCAAGGCACTTAAAGTGAACGTGGGAACAGATGCTAGTGCTGATGTTGGGCCAGTGGTTAGCGTAGAG GTAAAGGATCAGATAAGCAGATTAATTCAGAATGCTGTTGACAATGGGGCTAGCCTTCTCCTTGACGGGAGGAATATTGTG GTTCCAGGATATGAGAATGGAAATTTTGTTGGTCCAACGATCTTACGTGATGTTACATCCAACATGGAGTGTTACAAG GAAGAAATTTTTGGACCAGTTTTACTTAATATGCAG GCTGACAGTCTAGAAGAGGCCATAAAGATGGTAAACAGAAACAG GTTCGTGAATGGGGCATCGATTTTTACATCATCTGGCTTGGCTGCAAGGAAATTCCAGAATGAAATTGAGGCAAGACTG GTTGGGATCAATGTTCCAGTTCCATCGTCTTTTTCCTCAATTAATGAATCTGGTGAATTCAATTTTTGTG GAAAATCAGGTGTGCAGTTCTACACCCAGATCAAAACTGTGGCGCAACAATGGAATGATTTACCGAAACTCGGGATGCCATTAACTATGCCGCTGTCATCTGAGACAGATATGAGAAGCCAAGGAGTTTCTTCAGTTTTTCCTCAATCATCTGAGAGAGAGTCACCTAGCCCAAGAGTGTCTCCAGCCATGTCCTCAGCATCAGAGAGAGATTCACCAAGCCATGAAGTACTGCTGTCCATTCCTTTCACATCGGAGAGAGAATTGTCTGATCCAGGAGTATCATCCCTATCACCTACAGCTAATGTAGACTTACCAGTCCAGGGAGTATCGTTGTTCACGTCTCCAATCATCATGGATTTGTCTAACCGTGAGACATCACTAGCTATGCCTTCGGCAACTGTTGGGGATTTGTCAAGCCAAGTACTCTCTCTACCTATGCCACAAACATCTGAAAGGTTGTATATGCTCCAAACATCTAATTGGAAATCTCCACCCATAACATCTCGAAGGACGGATGCTATTCATCCACCCTCTGAGAGGATTTATATGCCATGTACATCTCAGAGGAATGACAACACAGCTCGAACATCTCAGAGGACCGACACTGCAATGTCGTTGCCTTGTGACAATGCATATGTACCTATGTCTTGTAAGACTGATAGTATTGGTCAGTTATCACACAGGAATGATGGTATGGCTCAAGCTTCTCATCAGGCTGATGCAACCTTGAATCAAACTTCAGACAGGACGTACATGTTTTCTACTTCTCTCTTGAATGACACTGTGAGTCAAACATTTCATAGAACCAACACCACATTGTTTCCAACTTCAGAGAAGATATACATTCCTTGTGCATCTCCTGGAAAGGACCATATAGGCTCACCAGCTCTAAGGACTGATATTCATTTACATTCAAATATTGCATCGGCTTCTCAACCGGCTGATGTTTTACCTCCAACTTCTGAGAGAATGTATATGTCTCCACTTGTTCAGAGAAATGCTGGAATGCCACCAACATCTGAGAGGTTATACATGCCTGCAACATCATCATCTCAGAGGATATATACCCAAAACCCAATACTTCAATTGGATGATTTTTCCAGCCAAGGGTCATCTATTACTTTGCCTACATCTCAGAGAATATAG